In Alkalihalobacillus sp. FSL W8-0930, a single window of DNA contains:
- a CDS encoding TIGR04086 family membrane protein has translation MNNRLFFPAVFSGLVVIMAGAIMASLLLASFLSLTSYTEQSIKWLILFLSFLCLFIGGFVSGARAKTKGWLAGGLTALLFTAVAYLISTLGYEVAFTSTQFMLHGGYLLTGAVGGMIGVNLMKA, from the coding sequence ATGAATAATCGTCTATTTTTTCCAGCTGTATTTAGTGGATTAGTTGTCATTATGGCAGGCGCTATTATGGCCAGTCTGTTGCTTGCTAGCTTTTTGAGTTTGACAAGCTATACCGAACAATCCATAAAGTGGTTGATCCTATTTTTATCCTTTCTATGTTTGTTTATCGGTGGATTTGTATCTGGTGCAAGAGCAAAAACCAAAGGATGGTTAGCTGGAGGACTCACCGCACTACTTTTTACAGCAGTTGCTTATCTCATTTCCACTCTAGGGTACGAGGTTGCCTTTACGAGTACACAGTTTATGCTTCATGGTGGATATCTATTGACGGGTGCTGTAGGAGGAATGATCGGAGTAAACTTAATGAAGGCCTAA
- the secD gene encoding protein translocase subunit SecD produces the protein MVKKGRIFAFFLIVLAFAVLISTTVMSITKETKLGLDLQGGFEVLYEVTPIDDTDITEQTLSATVTALNQRVNVLGVSEPVIQIEGDDRIRVQLAGVEDQETARQLLATEAELTFRDVDDNILLDGSDLQQNGAAGQFDQTNRPIVTLKLKDAERFGEVTRDLSERPIGENVLVIWLDFEEGDSYAEEANSADPKFLSAANVSEVINSQDVQISGNFTPEETKHISEILNAGSLPVKLDEMFSNSVGASLGEKSMVQTVYAGLIGIALIFVFMLFYYRLPGFIAVVTLSVYTYLVIVILNLMNAVMTLPGIAALVLGVGMAVDANIITYERIREELRSGKSTMSAFKAGTRRSFATILDSNLTTILAASVMFYFGTSAVRGFSIVLIVSILTSFLTAVLGSRLLLGMWVSSKFLNKRPGWFGVKERDIDEL, from the coding sequence ATGGTTAAAAAAGGCCGCATCTTTGCTTTTTTTCTCATTGTACTTGCTTTTGCTGTATTGATTTCAACAACAGTGATGAGTATAACGAAGGAAACTAAGCTAGGGCTTGATCTTCAAGGGGGCTTCGAGGTTTTATATGAAGTGACTCCGATTGACGATACTGATATTACTGAACAAACATTATCAGCAACTGTTACGGCACTAAATCAACGTGTCAACGTTCTTGGAGTATCTGAACCGGTTATTCAGATTGAAGGAGATGACCGCATCCGCGTCCAGCTTGCTGGTGTTGAGGACCAAGAAACCGCTAGACAGCTTCTTGCTACAGAGGCAGAGTTAACGTTTAGGGATGTAGACGATAACATTCTACTTGATGGAAGCGACCTTCAGCAAAATGGTGCAGCCGGTCAGTTTGATCAAACAAACCGACCAATTGTTACATTAAAGCTTAAGGATGCTGAACGCTTTGGTGAAGTAACAAGAGATCTTTCCGAGCGTCCAATTGGTGAAAATGTATTAGTCATCTGGTTGGATTTTGAAGAAGGAGATTCGTATGCGGAAGAGGCAAATAGTGCCGATCCTAAGTTTCTATCAGCTGCGAATGTGAGCGAAGTGATTAATAGTCAAGATGTACAAATTAGTGGTAATTTTACGCCAGAAGAAACAAAGCATATTTCAGAGATTTTAAATGCCGGCTCACTTCCTGTGAAGCTCGATGAGATGTTCTCCAATTCAGTTGGTGCATCACTTGGTGAAAAATCAATGGTGCAAACCGTTTATGCGGGGCTGATAGGGATTGCATTAATCTTTGTTTTCATGTTGTTTTATTATCGTTTACCAGGGTTCATTGCCGTTGTAACGCTTAGTGTGTATACGTATCTAGTTATCGTCATCTTAAATTTAATGAACGCTGTCATGACTTTACCAGGAATCGCTGCTTTGGTTCTAGGTGTTGGTATGGCTGTAGATGCGAACATTATTACGTATGAACGGATTAGAGAGGAACTGCGATCAGGTAAGTCTACAATGTCTGCGTTTAAAGCCGGAACAAGGCGTTCGTTTGCAACGATCTTGGATTCGAACTTGACGACAATACTTGCAGCAAGTGTGATGTTCTACTTTGGTACAAGCGCCGTTCGAGGCTTCTCAATCGTCTTGATTGTCAGTATTTTGACGAGCTTCTTAACAGCTGTTCTTGGCTCAAGATTGCTTCTTGGTATGTGGGTAAGCAGTAAATTCTTGAATAAAAGACCAGGCTGGTTTGGTGTGAAGGAGCGTGATATCGATGAGCTTTAA
- the tgt gene encoding tRNA guanosine(34) transglycosylase Tgt, with product MTAIRYEHIKTCKQSGARLGRVHTPHGTFETPMFMPVGTLATVKTMSPEDLHRMDAQIILSNTYHLWLRPGHEIIREAGGLHKFMNWDRPILTDSGGFQVFSLSNLRKITEEGVEFRNHLNGAKLFLSPEGAMEIQNALGSDIMMAFDECPPFPAEHDYMKKSVERTSRWAERCLEAHARPQDQGLFGIVQGGEYEDLRKQSARDLVSLDFPGYAIGGLSVGEPKDVMNRALEFTTPLLPFDKPRYLMGVGSPDSLIDGAIRGIDMFDCVLPTRIARNGTCMTSNGRLVVRNAKYARDFGPLDENCSCHVCQNYSRAYIRHLIKCEETFGFRLTTYHNLHFLLNLMVDVRQAIMEDRLLDFKEEFFEQYGFNKADAKNF from the coding sequence ATGACAGCTATTCGATATGAACACATCAAAACATGTAAACAATCGGGTGCAAGACTTGGAAGAGTCCACACCCCACACGGCACCTTTGAGACACCTATGTTTATGCCGGTTGGAACGCTTGCAACAGTAAAAACAATGAGTCCAGAGGATTTGCATCGCATGGATGCGCAAATTATTTTAAGTAACACCTATCATTTATGGCTTAGACCTGGTCATGAAATTATTCGTGAAGCAGGTGGCTTACACAAGTTTATGAACTGGGATCGTCCGATTTTAACGGATTCTGGCGGTTTTCAGGTATTTAGTTTAAGTAACTTGCGTAAGATTACTGAAGAGGGCGTTGAATTCCGTAACCACTTAAATGGTGCGAAGCTTTTCCTTAGTCCAGAAGGGGCTATGGAGATTCAGAATGCGTTAGGTTCTGATATTATGATGGCATTTGATGAATGTCCGCCATTCCCAGCTGAGCATGATTACATGAAAAAGTCTGTGGAACGGACAAGTCGTTGGGCAGAGCGTTGTTTAGAGGCGCATGCTAGACCACAGGATCAAGGACTATTCGGAATCGTTCAAGGTGGAGAATATGAGGATTTACGTAAACAAAGTGCTCGTGATCTCGTTTCTCTTGATTTTCCTGGATACGCCATAGGTGGATTATCTGTTGGGGAACCTAAAGACGTGATGAACCGTGCATTAGAATTTACAACACCATTACTTCCTTTTGATAAACCTCGTTATCTAATGGGAGTCGGTTCACCAGATTCATTAATTGACGGAGCGATCCGTGGAATTGATATGTTTGATTGCGTATTGCCGACACGTATTGCTCGTAATGGAACATGTATGACTAGTAATGGGCGTCTTGTTGTTCGTAATGCAAAGTATGCTCGTGATTTTGGGCCGCTTGATGAGAACTGTAGCTGCCATGTTTGCCAGAATTACTCAAGAGCCTACATCCGTCACCTCATTAAATGTGAAGAAACGTTCGGATTTAGACTTACTACTTATCATAACCTGCATTTCCTGTTAAACTTAATGGTGGACGTTCGCCAGGCAATTATGGAGGACAGGTTGCTCGACTTTAAGGAAGAATTTTTTGAGCAGTATGGGTTCAATAAGGCGGATGCTAAAAACTTCTAA
- the yajC gene encoding preprotein translocase subunit YajC, with the protein MELAPLLSIVLMIVVFYFFLIRPQQKRQKQVREMHSALQRGDKIVTIGGLHGTIDAIDEDTVILLVNDNRKLTFDRSAVRDVAKD; encoded by the coding sequence ATGGAACTAGCACCACTACTCTCCATCGTGCTGATGATTGTTGTTTTCTACTTTTTCTTAATTAGACCACAACAAAAACGTCAGAAACAAGTACGTGAAATGCACAGCGCATTGCAGCGTGGAGATAAGATTGTAACAATCGGAGGTCTTCACGGAACGATTGATGCGATTGACGAGGATACGGTTATCCTTCTAGTAAACGATAATCGTAAGCTAACGTTTGATCGCTCAGCTGTACGTGATGTAGCTAAAGATTAA
- the spoVB gene encoding stage V sporulation protein B: protein MSKQTFLKGTIILILAGFVTKILGFINRMVMARIMGSEGVGLYMMAVPTMLLILTLTQMGLPVAISKLVAEAEARGETSKIKQILVVSLTITISLGAIFTTAMILLSPYVASHLLTDARAYYSLIAVAPIVPIVAVSAVLRGYFQGKQNMKPTAYSQMLEQIVRITLVAVLSTAFLPLGIEYAAAGAMLSVIAGEFASLLYMLFLFKRKKSFKLRRKFFSYLGEGKQTSSQLLKIALPTTGSRLIGTVSLFFEPIIVAQSLAIAGVATVVATKQYGELAGFIIPLLTLPTFITFSLSTSLLPSISEAAAKNQQNLIHTRLEQAMRLSFVAGGLAMVVLLVYPEQIMNFMYHAPEASGFLKVMAPFCLFLYIQGPLQAALQALDLAKPAMYNSLVGAVVKTAAIFALATRPEFGIMGAALAIVVGFVLVTLLHLATIAKNAGFSIELRMILKLIVLIGGTIYISTLLKTYVHVVSSALVELLLQLSLTAVLYLGLMLMLNLLKASEIRYFPLFRKLQKR from the coding sequence ATGTCCAAGCAAACATTTCTTAAGGGAACAATTATCCTCATTTTGGCTGGGTTTGTCACCAAAATCCTTGGCTTTATTAATCGCATGGTGATGGCTCGCATTATGGGTTCTGAAGGCGTAGGACTTTACATGATGGCAGTCCCAACGATGCTACTAATATTAACTTTAACGCAAATGGGGTTACCCGTCGCCATCTCAAAACTAGTTGCAGAAGCGGAAGCGCGCGGGGAAACAAGTAAAATTAAACAAATCCTTGTTGTCTCACTAACGATCACAATTAGTCTAGGCGCTATCTTTACCACAGCTATGATTCTTTTATCACCTTACGTCGCCTCACATCTGCTCACAGATGCCAGAGCTTACTACTCACTGATTGCCGTTGCACCCATTGTTCCGATCGTTGCCGTTTCTGCCGTACTTCGAGGTTATTTCCAAGGCAAACAAAATATGAAGCCTACTGCCTATTCGCAAATGCTTGAACAAATTGTGCGCATTACACTAGTAGCGGTTCTATCAACCGCATTCTTACCACTCGGTATCGAATACGCTGCGGCCGGGGCCATGCTTTCAGTCATTGCAGGTGAATTTGCCTCTCTCCTTTACATGTTGTTTTTATTCAAACGAAAGAAAAGCTTTAAACTACGACGTAAGTTTTTTTCTTACTTAGGCGAAGGAAAACAAACATCGTCGCAATTACTTAAGATCGCTCTGCCGACTACTGGAAGTCGTCTGATAGGAACCGTCTCCCTTTTTTTTGAACCGATTATCGTCGCACAAAGCCTAGCCATTGCGGGAGTAGCGACCGTTGTTGCCACAAAACAATACGGGGAACTAGCAGGGTTTATTATTCCCTTACTGACATTACCAACCTTTATTACCTTCTCACTATCAACCTCTTTGTTGCCATCGATCAGCGAAGCCGCAGCAAAGAACCAGCAGAATCTAATTCACACAAGACTAGAGCAAGCCATGCGTCTTTCCTTTGTAGCCGGCGGACTAGCCATGGTCGTCTTACTCGTTTATCCTGAGCAAATCATGAACTTTATGTACCATGCTCCCGAAGCATCAGGCTTTCTAAAAGTGATGGCTCCCTTCTGTCTCTTTTTATATATCCAAGGCCCTCTGCAGGCAGCACTTCAAGCACTCGACTTAGCCAAGCCCGCTATGTATAACAGCTTAGTAGGAGCAGTTGTTAAAACCGCTGCCATCTTCGCATTAGCCACCCGGCCCGAATTCGGTATTATGGGTGCCGCACTTGCGATTGTTGTTGGCTTCGTATTAGTCACCTTGCTCCACCTCGCAACCATCGCGAAAAACGCCGGCTTTAGCATCGAGCTACGTATGATCTTAAAGCTAATCGTATTAATTGGAGGAACGATTTATATCAGCACACTCCTTAAAACGTATGTGCATGTTGTGAGCAGTGCTTTAGTTGAATTATTACTCCAACTCTCACTCACCGCCGTTTTGTATCTTGGTTTGATGCTTATGTTGAATCTACTGAAAGCGAGTGAAATCAGGTATTTTCCGTTGTTTCGAAAGCTGCAGAAGAGATAA
- the secF gene encoding protein translocase subunit SecF: protein MSFNNRKWNLDFITHRNKFFAASIIFVIAGIISLFTLGLNLGVDFESGSNITIDTNETLTNEQIQEDFAAINEDYAPNITLAGENNEIATARFIDVLNNDQVAEVRAYFIENYDAEPTVSTVSPQVGKELAQNAIYAVLIASLGIVIYLAFRYEFLYGVAAIVALLYDAFFIIALFSFLQVEVNVPFIAAVLTVVGYSINDTIVTFDRIRENVKKAKVIEGFEDLAKIVNTSLIQTLSRSINTVLTVVFAALSLLIFGGDAIFSFSLALVIGLVAGTYSSMFLAAQLWLVMKARYIKKQKLKPADPKEEEPIV, encoded by the coding sequence ATGAGCTTTAATAATCGTAAATGGAATCTTGATTTTATTACGCACCGTAATAAATTTTTCGCCGCTTCTATCATTTTTGTCATTGCCGGTATTATTTCATTGTTTACACTTGGTTTAAATCTAGGTGTGGATTTTGAAAGTGGATCAAATATCACGATTGACACAAATGAAACACTTACTAACGAGCAAATCCAAGAGGACTTTGCAGCAATAAATGAAGACTATGCCCCGAATATTACGTTGGCTGGTGAAAATAATGAAATTGCTACCGCGCGTTTTATTGATGTATTAAATAATGATCAAGTCGCAGAGGTTCGAGCTTATTTCATTGAGAACTATGATGCAGAGCCTACCGTGAGTACAGTTTCCCCACAAGTAGGGAAGGAGCTAGCTCAAAATGCGATTTACGCGGTGTTAATTGCCTCGCTTGGAATTGTTATTTACTTAGCATTCCGTTACGAGTTTTTATATGGAGTGGCAGCGATTGTTGCTCTGCTCTATGATGCTTTCTTTATCATCGCATTATTTAGCTTTTTACAGGTTGAAGTGAACGTACCATTTATCGCTGCGGTGTTAACGGTTGTTGGGTATTCCATTAACGATACGATCGTTACATTTGATCGGATTAGGGAGAATGTGAAAAAAGCAAAAGTCATTGAAGGATTTGAGGACCTAGCGAAAATTGTAAACACGAGTTTAATTCAAACATTATCACGTTCGATCAATACGGTATTAACTGTCGTATTTGCGGCTCTGTCACTTTTGATTTTCGGTGGAGATGCCATCTTCTCGTTCTCACTTGCTCTTGTGATCGGGCTTGTTGCAGGAACGTATTCATCCATGTTCCTTGCCGCCCAGCTTTGGCTTGTGATGAAAGCCAGATATATTAAAAAGCAAAAATTAAAACCAGCTGATCCTAAAGAGGAAGAGCCAATCGTTTAA
- a CDS encoding YetF domain-containing protein — protein sequence MVHHLALAVATFSTLSLFQLINRSEQFQPMIILSFTFILLLLKPIVNTPKMSVILLLLSCIPFIYLIMMKHIHKQTTMELNEPTFTNPIPMPVIMDGQIQHAQLKQIDQTEFWLRRQVRDHGFKDIKRISYCSVRGDQLFYIDVKDKN from the coding sequence ATGGTGCATCATCTTGCGCTAGCAGTTGCTACTTTTAGTACGCTTAGCTTATTTCAACTAATAAATCGATCAGAGCAGTTTCAACCGATGATCATTCTTAGTTTTACATTCATCTTATTGCTACTCAAACCAATTGTTAACACACCTAAAATGAGTGTGATTCTTCTTCTGTTAAGTTGTATTCCATTCATTTATTTAATCATGATGAAACACATTCACAAGCAAACCACGATGGAATTAAACGAACCAACCTTTACGAACCCCATTCCGATGCCTGTCATAATGGATGGACAAATTCAACACGCACAGCTCAAACAAATTGATCAAACCGAATTTTGGCTTCGTAGACAAGTCCGTGACCATGGATTTAAAGATATCAAACGCATCTCTTATTGCAGTGTCAGAGGGGATCAATTGTTTTATATTGATGTAAAGGATAAGAATTAG
- a CDS encoding LapA family protein gives MRGQSAFIIGIIAAIIIAIFAVINVDPVPVNYMFGSSEWPLILVILGSVFLGAAVAGAMGMVRILRLQSEIKKLKTTPVSKKESPSTTTPPSNSQPKAPVTDSTKS, from the coding sequence ATGAGAGGACAAAGTGCATTTATTATAGGTATCATTGCCGCTATTATTATTGCGATATTTGCTGTGATTAACGTAGATCCAGTTCCGGTGAACTACATGTTTGGTTCGTCTGAATGGCCGTTAATCCTTGTTATTTTAGGTTCTGTATTTTTAGGAGCTGCTGTTGCTGGTGCAATGGGGATGGTTCGCATACTCAGGTTACAATCAGAAATAAAAAAGCTTAAGACGACTCCTGTAAGTAAAAAGGAATCTCCATCAACAACAACACCGCCTTCAAACAGCCAACCTAAGGCGCCTGTAACAGATTCGACTAAGAGTTAG
- the queA gene encoding tRNA preQ1(34) S-adenosylmethionine ribosyltransferase-isomerase QueA yields the protein MNVEDFDFDLPEELIAQTPLLDRTASRLLVLNKETGQTEDRSFSSIVKEFKSGDTLVINDTRVMPARLRGAKKDTGAGIELLLLKQVEGDRWETLAKPAKRVKVGTVVEFGDGLLKATCVSEGEQGGRDFEMSYDGIFHEVLDQLGEMPLPPYIKETLDDRERYQTVYSKNIGSAAAPTAGLHFTDDLLDQLRQKGVSIAPITLHVGLGTFRPVSVDTIETYQMHSEFYQMTAETAAILQATRERGGRIIAVGTTSARTLETIAQAQTEFKEASGWTDIFIYPGYTFKAVDALITNFHLPKSTLVMLVSALGGRENILRAYAHAVQENYRFFSFGDAMLIK from the coding sequence ATGAATGTAGAAGATTTTGATTTTGATTTACCAGAAGAACTCATTGCGCAGACGCCGCTTCTTGATCGAACGGCGTCTCGTTTGCTTGTGTTAAATAAGGAAACAGGACAAACAGAGGACCGATCCTTTTCTTCCATTGTTAAAGAGTTTAAGTCAGGTGACACGCTAGTTATTAATGATACCCGCGTGATGCCTGCACGACTCCGCGGCGCCAAGAAGGATACTGGTGCCGGGATTGAATTGCTTCTTCTTAAACAGGTAGAAGGTGATCGTTGGGAGACGTTAGCCAAACCTGCCAAGCGCGTGAAGGTTGGGACGGTTGTTGAGTTTGGAGATGGCTTGCTCAAAGCGACGTGTGTATCAGAGGGTGAGCAAGGCGGCAGGGATTTTGAGATGAGCTATGATGGAATCTTTCATGAAGTACTCGATCAGCTTGGTGAGATGCCACTGCCTCCTTACATTAAAGAGACTCTAGATGATCGTGAACGGTATCAAACGGTTTACTCCAAAAATATTGGCTCTGCTGCAGCACCTACGGCCGGCTTACATTTTACAGATGACTTATTGGATCAATTAAGACAAAAAGGAGTAAGTATTGCTCCGATTACATTACATGTAGGTCTGGGAACATTTCGCCCGGTGAGTGTTGATACCATTGAAACATATCAAATGCATTCTGAATTCTATCAAATGACTGCCGAAACGGCTGCGATTCTTCAAGCAACAAGGGAGCGTGGAGGCCGAATTATCGCCGTAGGAACAACATCTGCTCGTACCCTTGAAACCATTGCACAAGCTCAAACCGAGTTTAAGGAAGCGTCGGGGTGGACAGATATCTTTATTTATCCTGGGTATACCTTTAAGGCAGTTGATGCATTAATTACAAACTTCCATCTTCCAAAGTCTACACTCGTGATGCTTGTGAGTGCACTCGGAGGACGTGAAAACATATTACGTGCGTATGCTCACGCCGTACAAGAGAACTATCGCTTCTTCAGCTTTGGCGATGCCATGCTGATTAAGTAA
- a CDS encoding nuclease-related domain-containing protein, whose translation MIILKPRKKPLKINALEALTRRLPKEHPKLQSVKQELYRRQIGYRGERSIDFYLDSLSSLKDVYVIHDLRLKGDNGHYFQIDTLIVTPSILIILEIKNLSGSLYLNPLTQQLIRTFQSSEEVLPYPLLQTQMQKHQLKEWITSQKWPLLHIFDFVVVSDPTTRLIADTSNQHLMSQVIHAGRLPEILRKLISSTSSQAVLTQTKLQELVTSFNHHHTESELAIMQEYRLSSQELIKGIFCAQYEAFTVVRFKRSWICKQCNSRNDSAPLQALSDYYLLIHPTLTNRDLRHFLNLTSPQLAYSILKNHCPTSTGTYKDRTYAIPSSLH comes from the coding sequence TTGATCATTCTAAAACCGCGGAAAAAACCACTTAAAATTAATGCCCTAGAAGCTTTAACTAGAAGGCTACCTAAGGAACATCCCAAGCTCCAAAGCGTTAAGCAAGAATTATACAGGCGCCAGATTGGTTATAGAGGAGAACGCTCAATTGATTTTTATCTGGATTCCTTATCTTCTTTAAAAGATGTGTATGTCATTCATGACTTGAGGTTAAAAGGCGATAATGGCCATTACTTTCAAATCGATACACTCATCGTGACTCCATCAATTCTAATCATCTTAGAAATCAAAAATCTTAGTGGTTCCCTCTACTTAAACCCTCTCACGCAACAATTAATTCGGACCTTTCAATCATCAGAAGAAGTTCTTCCCTATCCACTGCTGCAAACTCAAATGCAAAAACACCAATTAAAAGAGTGGATTACTTCTCAAAAGTGGCCTTTGTTACATATATTTGATTTTGTTGTCGTAAGTGATCCGACAACTCGCTTAATCGCTGATACATCTAATCAGCATTTAATGTCGCAAGTAATTCATGCCGGTAGACTTCCTGAAATCCTTCGCAAACTTATTAGCTCCACGTCCTCCCAAGCCGTTTTGACTCAAACAAAGCTTCAAGAACTCGTAACTAGTTTTAATCACCATCACACCGAAAGTGAACTAGCCATTATGCAAGAGTATCGTCTTTCTTCTCAAGAATTAATTAAAGGAATATTTTGCGCGCAGTACGAAGCATTCACCGTTGTCCGCTTCAAACGTTCTTGGATTTGCAAGCAATGCAACTCCCGTAATGACTCCGCCCCCCTCCAAGCCCTATCCGACTACTACCTCCTCATCCATCCAACTCTCACGAACCGCGATCTACGCCATTTTCTTAATCTCACTTCCCCACAGCTTGCCTATTCCATCCTCAAAAACCACTGCCCTACCTCAACTGGTACTTACAAAGACCGTACATACGCGATTCCTTCTTCACTACACTAA
- a CDS encoding post-transcriptional regulator, protein MDEKQQFEVWKEDMEPVLTSKVEEFHMLGYNKATKEEIWRCVTERLRKKKTYVPFYSFTDELLNLKASVYMTWLTVNSYKEPEDWFREFEETEK, encoded by the coding sequence ATGGATGAGAAGCAGCAATTTGAGGTTTGGAAAGAGGACATGGAACCCGTTCTAACAAGTAAAGTGGAAGAGTTTCATATGCTTGGGTATAATAAAGCAACCAAAGAAGAGATTTGGCGCTGTGTAACAGAACGATTGCGTAAGAAAAAAACGTACGTCCCTTTTTATTCATTCACGGATGAACTGCTTAATTTAAAAGCGAGTGTGTACATGACTTGGTTGACTGTGAATTCGTATAAGGAGCCTGAAGATTGGTTTCGTGAGTTTGAAGAGACTGAGAAATAG